From Coccinella septempunctata chromosome 4, icCocSept1.1, whole genome shotgun sequence, a single genomic window includes:
- the LOC123310925 gene encoding uncharacterized protein LOC123310925: MSNIPNIPIWADFFECLRDLPELWKVKSDVFKDRNKKNRGWDTLLEVYKKIDPNAHIDSLKKRVNNIKSTYRRELKKVEQSKRSGAGAEDEYIPNLWYYDKVDFLRDQEIQIPGISTMETEQSEREDVENEQEGSLLQNIESEPAPESSTSFSPTPKRKKKSMVQHMSERNDLLKEALGRLSDRKKNTDEADTFAESWATSYRKLSHRQKIFAKKAIEDIFALGQLELLSFNSVDTSCASRTSSTGPTTSSSHYTSNTPSPISEATASYTTMENVPYTNIEQLFSDDNYI; encoded by the exons ATGAGCAATATTCCAAATATACCAATTTGGGCGGATTTCTTCGAGTGTTTGAGAGATCTGCCCGAATTATGGAAAGTAAAGTCCGATGTATTCAAAGATCGGAATAAAAAGAATAGAGGGTGGGACACACTTTTAGAAGTATATAAAAAAATCGATCCAAATGCGCATATTGACAGTTTAAAGAAAAGGGTGAACAATATAAAATCAACCTACAGGCGAGAACTAAAAAAAGTGGAACAGAGCAAGAGGTCTGGAGCCGGTGCCGAAGACGAATATATTCCAAACCTCTGGTACTACGACAAAGTTGACTTCTTGCGCGATCAAGAGATACAAATTCCTGGAATTTCGACAATGGAAACTGAGCAATCCGAACGGGAGGATGTTGAAAATGAGCAGGAAGGCAGTTTACTCCAAAAC ATCGAAAGTGAACCTGCACCTGAGAGTTCCACTTCCTTCTCACCAACACCGAAGAGGAAGAAGAAATCTATGGTGCAACACATGTCGGAAAGGAATGATCTTTTGAAGGAAGCACTAGGAAGATTGTCAGACCGGAAAAAAAACACGGACGAGGCTGACACTTTTGCCGAGAGTTGGGCTACTTCCTATAGAAAATTATCTCATAGGCAAAAAATTTTTGCCAAAAAAGCaattgaagatatttttgcGTTGGGACAATTAGAGTTGTTGTCCTTCAATTCGGTCGACACTTCCTGTGCTTCTAGAACATCATCGACAGGTCCCACGACCTCATCATCGCACTACACCTCAAATACACCTTCGCCCATTTCAGAAGCAACAGCTTCATATACAACGATGGAAAATGTTCCATATACGAATATAGAGCAACTGTTTTCCGATGACAATTATATTTGA
- the LOC123310924 gene encoding protein ALP1-like has protein sequence MEEDLLLYIIINELCDDEMQHTSKKRIIWAKEWYQNRAKFSHSGLMKELRISAPDDFKNFLRMDGKTYDELLNKVRPYIEKQDTVMRKAITTNERLSATLRFLASGQSFEDLKFLTAISPQSLGTIIIETCHIINEVLKEYIQVPKTNAEWVNVSDEFERKWNFPNCIGAIDGKHVEIIKPADTGSYYFNYKKKFSIVLFALVDANYEFLVAEAGANGRTSDGGVLSNSLFYEKFKNNKLNIPEYGNLPNDFPEPMPFVLVGDDAFPLKRNLMKPYRETKLSNEQIIFNYRLSRARRIVENAFGILASRFRILLNTINLSPEKAARITLTTCYLHNFLRRKNPSIYLRGSVDLENINTSEIQLAPWRTESQQLCGLESTIARNSTAAAKETRRKFTTYFNGVGTVPWQIRYIDNNA, from the exons ATGGAGGAAGATcttttattatatataataataaacgaGTTATGCGACGATGAAATGCAGCACACTTCTAAGAAGAGAATAATTTGGGCAAAAGAGTGGTACCAAAATAGGGCTAAGTTTTCCCATTCCGGTCTAATGAAAGAATTACGTATCAGTGCACCCGAcgattttaaaaattttctaAGAATGGATGGCAAAACATATGACGAATTGTTAAATAAAGTGCGACCATATATTGAAAAGCAGGACACAGTTATGAGGAAGGCTATAACTACAAATGAACGGCTTTCTGCTACCCTGCGATTTTTAGCAAGTGGACAGAGTTTTGAGGATTTGAAATTCCTTACTGCTATTTCACCCCAAAGTCTTGGAACAATTATAATCGAAACTTGTCATATCATAAACGAAGTACTGAAAGAATATATTCAA GTACCGAAGACAAACGCTGAATGGGTGAACGTTTCTGACGAGTTTGAGAGAAAATGGAATTTTCCGAACTGTATTGGGGCTATCGATGGAAAGCACGTGGAAATTATTAAACCTGCTGATACTGGGTCCTATTATTTCaattacaaaaaaaagttcAGCATAGTTTTATTTGCCTTAGTTGATGCAAATTATGAGTTTTTAGTAGCTGAAGCTGGTGCGAACGGTCGTACGTCAGATGGTGGAGTGTTATCGAACagtttattttatgaaaaattcaaaaacaataaactCAATATCCCTGAATATGGAAATCTACCAAATGACTTTCCGGAGCCAATGCCATTCGTACTTGTTGGCGATGACGCGTTTCCGctgaaaagaaatttaatgaaGCCCTATAGAGAAACTAAACTCTCAAATGAACAAATAATATTCAACTATAGACTATCTAGAGCCAGGCGAATTGTGGAGAATGCGTTTGGAATACTTGCATCCAGATTTCGGATTCTCCTGAACACCATAAATTTGTCTCCCGAGAAGGCTGCCAGGATTACTCTAACAACCTGTTATTTACACAattttttgagaagaaaaaatcCATCTATCTACTTGCGAGGAAGCGTAGATCTTGAAAATATAAATACCAGTGAAATCCAATTAGCACCGTGGAGGACTGAATCTCAACAACTATGCGGACTTGAATCCACCATCGCAAGAAATTCTACTGCCGCTGCGAAAGAGACGAGACGAAAATTTACCACCTATTTCAATGGAGTGGGCACAGTGCCTTGGCAAATTCGATATATTGATAACAATGCATAA